A window from Enterocloster bolteae encodes these proteins:
- a CDS encoding carbamoyl phosphate synthase small subunit → MKAYLILEDGTVFTGTSIGSEREVISEIVFNTSMTGYLEVLTDPSYAGQAVVMTYPLIGNYGICHKDMESAKPWPDGYIVRELSRIPSNFRSEDTIQNFLKEHDIPGICGIDTRALTKILREKGTMNGMITTKEYTDFSEPIKRMKEYTVTGVVLKTTTKETYVLPGNGKKVALLDYGAKRNIARSLNQRGCEVTVYPADTPAEKVLAGKPDGIMLSNGPGDPKENTAIIREVKKLYESDVPIFAICLGHQLMALANGMDTHKLKYGHRGGNHPVKDLETGRVYISSQNHGYVVDTDNLDPTVAVPAFVNVNDSTNEGLKYVGKNIFTVQYHPEACPGPLDSGYLFDRFLKMMEVND, encoded by the coding sequence AAAGCATACCTCATACTGGAAGATGGAACTGTGTTCACCGGGACCAGCATTGGTTCTGAACGTGAAGTCATCAGTGAAATCGTGTTTAACACGTCAATGACCGGTTATCTGGAAGTGCTGACCGATCCGTCCTATGCAGGACAGGCCGTTGTCATGACATATCCCCTTATTGGCAATTATGGAATCTGCCATAAGGACATGGAGTCAGCAAAGCCCTGGCCGGATGGCTATATTGTAAGAGAATTATCAAGAATCCCCAGCAATTTCAGAAGCGAGGATACCATTCAAAACTTCTTAAAAGAACACGACATTCCCGGTATCTGCGGTATCGATACAAGAGCCCTTACCAAAATATTAAGAGAAAAAGGCACCATGAACGGTATGATTACTACAAAGGAATATACCGATTTTAGCGAGCCCATTAAGCGCATGAAGGAGTATACCGTCACAGGCGTGGTGCTTAAGACCACCACTAAAGAAACATACGTCCTTCCCGGAAACGGTAAAAAGGTTGCCCTTCTGGACTACGGCGCCAAGAGAAACATTGCCCGTTCCCTGAACCAGAGGGGATGTGAGGTAACGGTTTATCCGGCTGACACACCCGCAGAAAAAGTGCTGGCAGGAAAACCTGACGGCATCATGCTCAGCAACGGCCCCGGGGATCCAAAGGAAAATACAGCCATCATACGGGAAGTGAAAAAGCTTTATGAATCAGATGTGCCTATCTTTGCCATCTGTCTGGGACACCAGCTCATGGCCCTGGCCAACGGCATGGATACCCATAAATTAAAATACGGACACAGAGGCGGAAACCATCCTGTGAAGGATTTGGAGACAGGAAGAGTATATATTTCTTCCCAGAACCATGGCTATGTGGTGGATACGGACAATCTGGACCCGACAGTGGCAGTCCCCGCATTTGTCAATGTAAATGACAGCACCAACGAGGGTTTAAAGTATGTGGGCAAGAATATCTTCACGGTGCAGTACCATCCGGAAGCATGCCCCGGACCCCTGGATTCAGGTTACCTCTTTGACCGTTTCCTTAAAATGATGGAGGTGAATGACTGA